TTTTTATTGCAACAGCCCCATTTTTAAGCTACAAAAAAGTATCTAATAAAGACTTATATTGAAACTATATATAAATTATAGTTTTAAAGTCATAAATTAGATACTTTTTTAATTTTAAATATTATTACCCCTTAAATATTTGTGAAGAACCAAATTTTTAAAAACTTTAAATAAATATGCTGATAATCAACATTTTATACCTGCAGGAAGTAAAAGAGGTCTTGATAAATATATAGTTAAAAGTTTTGCAGATTAAAAAACTGGAGAAGTAATAAAATCATTAGAAATAAGAGAAGTAGATTTAAGTAAATTTAATAAGGAAAAAGAATTAATGGGTTATTACATATTATCAATATCAAAATTAGAATATATAGAAATGATAAATAAGTATAAATTATTAGTGAAGATAGAAAATTATAAAAAATATGTAAATTTTATGATGGAAAAACTATTAAAAGAAATAGAAAAATTAAAAAATATGAAGAAATAATTGTGATGTGGTTAGGGAAACTTCACCATATTTTTTGAAATAAAATAAAAAATGTGAAAAAACCTTGAAAAATAATCTTGTTTGTGCTATTATTATAAGGTATAAACGATTTCAAGTTTGATGAGGTACTTGTCTCATCAAGTTTTAGTGTTTAAAATTAGCTAGAAGTAGAGGTGAAATTATGGCAAAACAAGATGTTCTAGAATTAGAAGGTGTGATATTAGAAGCACTACCAAATGCAATGTTCCAAGTTGAATTAGAAAATGGGCATGTATTATTAGGACATATCTCAGGGAAAATGAGAATGAATTATATTAAAATTTTACCAGGAGATAAGGTTACAGTTGAAGTGTCACCGTATGACCTTTCTAGAGGTAGAATCGTTTATAGAAAAAAATAGTAGGAGGTTTACATGAAAGTAAAAGCATCTGTTAAACGTATCTGTGATAAATGTAAAATTATCAAAAGACACGGAAGAGTAAGAGTAATATGTGAAAATCCTAAACACAAACAAGTACAAGGTTAATATCTAAAATTTTTATATATATTGTAAAAATTGTAAAGATATGTGTAGTCGTAGGACTCAACTTTTCTAATTGTGTTTAGAAAGGCATATTGAAGAAGGTAAAAAAAATAAATTTAAGGAGGCAAAGAGTGGCTAGAATCGCAGGAGTTGACATCCCAAGAAACAAAAGAGTTGAGATTTCATTAACTTATATCTTCGGAATAGGAAGAAGTACTTCAAATGAAATACTAGAAAAAGCTGGAATCGACAAAGATACTAAAGTTAAAGACTTAACTGAAGAACAAGTTGGTAAAATTAGAACTATTGTTGAAGAGTACAAAATCGAAGGGGAATTAAGAAAAGAAATTAGACTTAATATCAAGAGATTAACTGATATTAAATGTTACAGAGGTTTAAGACACAGAATGGGATTACCAGTAAGAGGTCAAAAAACTAAAACTAATGCAAGAACTAGAAAAGGTCCAGCAAAAATGGCTGTGGCTAAGAAGAAGTAAAAATTTTAGATAGGAGGACCATATAAGTGGCTAAGAAAACAACAGTTTCAAAGAAAAAGAAATTAAAAAATATACCTAATGGTATAGCTTATATACATTCTACTTTTAACAACACAGTTGTTACTATCACAGATAGTGAAGGTAAAGTAGTTATATGGAAATCAGGAGGAACTTCTGGTTTCAAAGGAACTAAAAAAGGAACTCCATTTGCTGCGCAAATAGCTGCAGAACAAGCTGCACAAGTAGCAATTGAAAATGGAATGAAAAAAATAGAAATTAAAATAAAAGGGCCTGGATCAGGAAGAGAAGCTTCAATAAGATCAATCCAAGCTACAGACTTAGAGGTAACTAGAATAGTTGATATTACTCCAGTACCTCACAACGGTGCTAGACCGCCTAAGAAAAAATTATAATTAACTTAGTGAAGGAGGAAAAAATCAAATGGCAAGAGATAGACAGCCTATTTTAAAGAAATGTAGAACTCTTGGATTAGATCCAAGCATTTTAGGAGTAAATAAAAAATCAAAAAGAAATATAAGACCAAATGCAAGTAAAAAATTAACTGAGTATGGTACACAATTAAGAGAAAAACAAAAAGCAAGATTTGTATATGGAGTAATGGAAAAACAATTCTATAAATTATACGAAGAAGCTACAAGAAAAGAAGGGGTAACAGGGGAATTACTATTACAATACCTTGAAAGAAGATTAGATAACGTAGTATACAGATTAGGATTTGGATCTACAAGAAGACAAGCTAGACAAATAGTAAGTCACGGACACATATTAATTAACGGTAAAAGAGTAGATATTGCATCTTACAGAGTAAAACAAGGAGATGTAATAACTCTTAAAGAAGGATCTTCTGAACTTTCAGTAATTAAAGAATCAGTTGGACAAAAATCTGTTCCAGGTTGGTTATCATTAGAAGAATCAACATTAACTGCTAAAGTTTTAGAAAACCCTACAAGAGATGCAATTGATTTCGAAATCAATGAAGCTATGATAATTGAGTTCTATTCAAGATAATAATTAGATTATTAATAGCACATATTCTAAAATACAAGGGAGTTGATTTATCTTGTTAAATATTGAAAAGATAGCAAAAAACATTAAGCTAACTGAAGAAAAAATAGACCAATACAGTGCGAAATATATATTAGAACCTCTTTACAGAGGATATGGGAATACAGTAGGAAATGCATTAAGAAGAATTTTACTTTCTTCAATTCCTGGTTCTGCTATAAAAGGTGTAAGAATTGAAGGAGTTTTAAATGAATTTTCAACAATTCCTGGTGTAAAAGAAGCTGTAACAGATATAATCTTAAATATTAAAGAGATAGTAGTTGAACTTGATGAACCTATTGAAAGAAGAATGAAATTATCTGTTAAAGGACCTAAAGTTGTAACAGCTGGAGATATAGCTCCTGAACTAGGAATTACAATTATTAATCCCGATCAAGTTATTGCGACAGTAACAACTGAAAGAGATTTAAATATGGAGTTCATAGTTGGTTCTGGAGAAGGATTTGTTGTTTCTGATGAGATAAACAAAGATGGTTGGGAAACTGACTTTTTAGCTGTTGATGCTATATACACACCTATTAGAAAAGTAAGCTACACAGTAGAAGATACTATGGTAGGACGTGTAACAAATTATGATAAATTAACATTAAGCATAACAACTGATGGAAGTTTTGAAATTCGTGAAGCTTTATCATATGCTGTTGAATTACTAAATATATATACAAAACCATTCTCTGATATAGGAAGTGCAATGGCTAAGTATAGAAATGATGAGGAAGAATTAGTTGAAACAGTTGAAGTAGAAGTTCCAAGTGCAATTGAAGAAATAAGAATTGAAGAGTTAGCTCTTACAGTTCGTTCATATAATTGCTTAAAGAAGGTTAACATAAATACTGTAGGAGATTTATTGAAACTAACTAAGGAAGACCTTAAAAAAGTTAAAAATTTAGGAAATAAATCAGTTAAAGAAATCATAGAGAAGATGAAAGAATACGGCTATGATATGTTTTCATCAGAAGAATAAATTGAAAGCCAAGCAAGGATAGGAGGATTAATTTAGAATGAATCACAGAAAATCATATAGAAAATTAGGAAGAAGAAGTGATCACAGATTAGCTATGATGAAGAATATGACTATATCTTTAATCAAAGCTGAACAAATAGAAACTACTGTAACTCGTGCTAAAGAGTTAAGAAAGTTTGTTGAAAGAATGATTACTTTAGGTAAAAAATATAACTTAGCTAAAGATGATGCGGCAAAAGCATTACATATATATAGACAAGTATTTGCTTTCTTAAGAAATGAAGAAGCAACTGCTAAAGTTTGTAAAGAAATAGCTCCAAGATACATGGAAAGAAATGGTGGTTACACAAGAATCATCAAAACTGATGTAAGAAGAGGAGATTCAGCAGAACTAGCAATTATTGAATTAGTTTAGTATGAATATTAGGGAAGTCTTAGAAGACTTCCCTTTTTTAAAATTTTATGGTATAATTACAATAAGAGAGGTGTAACTATGAAACTAATTATACAAAGAGTCAATAAAGCTAGATTAATATTTGAAGATAAAACAAGCACAGGTATTAATAAAGGTTTATTAGTATATTTAGGTATTCATAAAAATGACACACTTAAAGATATAGAGATTTGTATTAAAAAATTAGTTGGTTTAAGAATATTTGAAAATTCTGAAGGAAAAATAGATTATACGGTTCGTGATCTTAATTATGAAATAATGATAGTCAGTAATTTTTCAATATACGGTAGTATTAAAAAAGGAAGAAGACCTTCTTTTGATAATAGTGCTAAAGCCATTGTTGCAAAAGAAATGTATGATAAATTTCTTCTAGAGCTTGATAAAGAAGAAATAAAATATGTTTCTGGTAGATTTCAAACATATATGTTAATTGAATCTATAAATGATGGTCCAATGAATTTGATTTTTGATACAAGAGAAGGAGAATGATATGTTTAAGAAGTTAATGCTATTAACACTAGCTCTTTTAACAACAAATTCATTTGCTATAAATTTAAAAAAATCTGATGCTAAAACGCAAAAAGAATTAGTTTTGAAGGATGAAAATTCAATTATATTTGACTCTGAGTATATACATGATCAATCATATATTAATAGTAAAATTAATGAAATTGAAGAATCAGTTATGAGTATGACGGGTGTGTATAATAACTTAGATAATATAATATTAAAAAATAAGCTATTTGCAGCTTTTAACAATTGGGCTGGGACAAAATATAGACTTGGTGGAACAGGACGTAGTGGAATTGATTGTTCAGCACTAACACGTGAAGTGTTTAGAGAAGTTTTTGGTTATGAATTACCTAGAGTTAGTGTAGATCAAGTTAAAAAAGGTAGAAAAATTGAAAGAAGTGAGTTGAAACCAGGAGATTTATTGTATTTCACACCTGAGAATAGAATAAATCACGTGGCTGTATATATTGGTAACTCATTATTTATCAATGCATCTTCATCACAAGGAGTAGTACTTTCTAGTTTAAATAATACTTACTGGAACAAATACTATAAATATGGTGTTAGAGTAGATGCAGCAAGAGAAGCAAGATAGTAATTTGAAATATATTTTGTAATATTGGTTTCTAATTTTAGAGGCCAATATTTTTTTAACTTTAATTATTTTAATCTATACATAGTTTTAATATTTTTAGTTATACTCTTTTTATACTATAAGTTAAATATATATAATTAAATCAAATGTGGATATAGATTTAATGTAGCAACATCTTATGGAACATATGCAGGACATCATTCATTTGCTTTAGGACTTGGATATCAATTTGATAAAAATGATAGAGTAAATGATACTGAACGTAATAAGATATCAGAATTTGAAAATATGGTTAAAGTATTACAAGAAAAAGAAGCTAAACATATTAGTAAAGAAGCAGAAATTCAAGAGTTGATAAATAGATTATTACAAAGAATTGAAAATCTTGAAAATAAAAAATAAAGTTGTGGGGAAACCCACAATTTTATTTGACAATAAAATTTTTCAAGATATAATTGTAGTGAAATAGAAAATATCTTTTTGGAGGTAACTGTATGAGAGTATATGCAAGTGATAGTATTAGAAATGTGGGTATATTGGGACATAGTGGGTCAGGTAAATCAAACATGTTAGAATCAATTGAATTTACAACAGGCCTTATTTCAAGAATTTCTTCTCCTAATGAAGAATTTAAAATGTCAAATATTACAACATTATCAGCTATCGAATATCAATCGATGAAATATAATTTTTTAGATATGCCGGGATATTCTGATTTTTATGGTGAGCTTGAATCAGGTCTTGCAGCAATAGCAAGTGCGATAATAGTTATAGATGGAACTTCTGATTTAACAGTTGGTACAGAAATAGCATTAGAATTAACAGAAGAAAGAAAAATACCTAAGTTCATATTTGTAAATAAAATAGATTCAGATAAGGCAGATTATAATAAAATACTTATGCAGTTAAGAGAAAAATACGGAAAGAAAATAGCTCCTTTCCATCTTCCATGGGGTAGTGGTGAAGATTTTAAAGGTCATATAAATGTAGTAGATCTTTATGCAAGAAAATATAATGGTAAAGAATGTGAAACAGTTCAAATGCCTGATGAATATTTAGATAAAGTAAATGAAGTACGTGAAATGTTATTTGAATCAGTAGCAGAAACTGAAGAAGAACTAATGAATAAATTCTTTGATGGTGTAGAATTTACTAATGAAGAAATACATAGAGGATTAAGAAAAGGAGTACTAGATGGAACTCTTATACCTGTAATTTGTGGTTCAACTTATAAAAATATAGGGTTACATACAACTTTAGATATGATAAGAGAATATATGCCAGCACCTATAGATAATAAGAAAAATATAAATATTTCTGAATTCATAGGACAAGTATTTAAAACAGTTATAGATCCATTTGTAGGTAAAATATCATATGTTAAAGTTCTTTCTGGAGAAATAAAAGTAGATTCAGAAATATATAATATAAATAAAAGCGAATATGAAAAAGTTAATAAAATATACACTATAGTTCATGGTAATATGGTAGAATTACAAAAAGCAACTATGGGAGATATAGTTGTTTTAACTAAATTAAATTCATTACAAAATTCAGATACATTAGCAAAGAATGAAAAAATAGAAAAATTAGAAGAAATTAGATTCCCTAAAGAACAAATGATGATAGCAATACAAGCTAAGAATAAATCTGATGAAGATAAGATATCTACTGCATTACATAAAATAAAAGAAGAAGATTCATCTCTTTATTGGAGAAGGGTTATTGAAACAGGTCAAACTGTACTAGGTGTACAAGGTGAAATACATGCAAGTAGTATAATAGAAAAATTAAAAGATAGATATTCTGTTGAGGTTATAACTGAAGAGTTAAAAGTGCCATATAAAGAAACTATTAAAGGTAATTCAGATGTTCAAGGTAAGCATAAAAAACAATCTGGAGGTCATGGACAATATGGTGATGTTAAGATAAGATTTAGTTATTCTCCAGATAAAGAATTTGTATTTGAAGAAGAAATAGTTGGAGGGGTAGTTCCTAAAGGTTATATACCTGCAGTTGAAAAAGGACTACTAGAATCAATGAAAGAAGGGGTTCTTGCAAAATATCCTGTAACAAATATTAAAGCAGTTCTTTATGATGGTTCTTATCATGATGTAGATTCATCAGAAATGGCATTTAAACTTGCTGCCAACTTAGCATTTAAAAAAGGTATGCTAGAAGCTAAACCTGTTCTTCTTGAGCCAATTATGGAGCTTAGAATAGTAGTTCCAGAAGAAAATGTTGGAGATATAATGGGAGATATTACTAAGAAACGTGGTAAAATACTAGGAATGTCAGCTATAAATTCTGATAAACAAGAAATAATAGCAGAAGCACCTATGGCAGAAACATTTAAATATTCAAATGATTTAAAATCTATGACTCAAGGAAGAGGATACTTTGAAATGAAAGTAGTTAAATATGAAGAAGTACCAGCAGAAATTGCTAAAAAAGTTATAGAAAAAGTACAAAAATAGATATAAAAAGTAAGATTGTTTTATAAAAAAAGGATAGTAAGATCAGAATTTAATCTGAAAATACTATCCTTTTTAACTTTATCTATTTTGGTATAACTAGTTTTTTACCTTCTTTTTTCCATTCACGAAATTCAGTTGCTATAGTAAATAGAACATCTGATGATGAATTTAATGCAGTTTCACAAGAATCTTGTATGATACCGATTATAAATCCAACACCTACAACTTGCATTGCTATATCATTTGATATTCCAAATAAGCTACAAGCTACTGGAATTAAAAGTAATGAGCCTCCAGTAACACCAGAAGCACCACAAGCAGAAATTGTTGCAAGTATACTTAATATGAATGCTGTTAAGAAATCAACATGTATTCCTAATGTATGTACTGCAGCTAGAGTTAAAACAGATATTGTTATTGAAGCTCCAGCCATGTTTATAGTTGCTCCTAATGGTATAGATACTGAATATATATCTTTATTTAATCCAAATTTTTTACATATTTCCATATTTATAGGTATATTAGCAGCAGAACTTCTTGTAAAGAATGCTGTTATTCCACTTTCTTTTAAACATTTAAATACTAACGGATAAGGGTTTTCATAAATCATGAAGAAAATTATTAATGGATTTATTACAAGAGCTACAACTAACATAGATCCAACTAAAATTAGTAATAATAAGAAATAGTCTTTAAATATATCAAGTCCACTTTCTGAAACAGAAGTAAATACTAAACTCATTATACCTATAGGAGCTAGTTGTATAATCCAACGAAGAACTAAAGATGTTGCTTCTGATAAAGTTTCAAGTAAGTCTTTTATATGATTATTTGAATTTTTAAGAGCAACTCCAAATATTATAGCCCAAGTTAGTATACCTATATAGTTAGCTGTAACTAAAGCATTTACAGGATTATCAACCATTTTTAATAAAATAGTTTGAATAACATTATTAACATCTCCTAGAGAAGATACTCCAGAGCTAACATCGTTTAATTTTAATGTTATTGGGAATATGAATGAAGCGACAGTACCTGTAATAGCAGCAGCAAGTGTACCAAAAATATATAATATAATTATATTTTTCATATTTTTAGAATTACTGGATCTATTTTTTGATAAAGCGCTAATAACAAGGAAGAATACTAGAATAGGAGCTATAGCTTTTAAAGCTCCAACAAATAGATTTCCTATTATGCTTATAAAAGTAAATTTAGGAACAAATAATGCAAGTATTACACCTACTATCATTCCTATAAATATTTTGTGTATCAGACCTAAATTATTCCATATATTTAAAATTTTATTCATAAAACCTCCTAAATTATAGGGACTGGAGGGTAATTATTTTAGACATTCTTTCTAAAATATCAGATATTAAACCATCTGCAATAGATCTACTTATACTACCTACTCCAAATCTTTCTCTTCTTATTATGCTACTTAGCATTGCACGGAGTGCAAACATATTTGCGTTTTCTACATAGTCTTTAAAAGAATTTATTCCTAACAATTTTATATTCTTTTGACAGTTATTATCGATAAATGTTTTACTATGTATAAACTTAATTAAATCATTGGTTTCCACACCATAATCTGTATAGAATTCTTTTGTTTTTCTGTTGTTGGTTGCAATCCATTTGACTATTTCTTTTTTATCAAAGAATTCTTTGTGTTCCATAATTTTTTTAAATTCTTCAAAGTGGGTTTCACGTAATTTATTTATGAAAGGATGATAGTAATCTTCAAGATAGTTTAATTCTTCTAGATATTTAAATATATTTTCTATATTTACATCTTCATAACTGTATTTCAAATATTTAGCTATAAATTCTTTATTACATCCTTGTCTTTTTAAATAAATACCCATATTTATATATTTTTCTAACGTGGTCAGATCTTTGTCCTTGTATATTAAGTTACCACAAAGAGTTGTAAAATATATAATGTCTTCGGTATTATTGTATAATAAAGAAATATGGCTTAATACTGGAAATTCTACTTTATTATCTTTAATATATTCTAAAATCAATTCTGATGTTATTTTTGGATTATCATATCCCTTAATTAATATATCTATCATTTAAACCTACTTTCTTTTAATTTCATAACCTAATTCTTTTAACATTTTTTCATTTTTTCTCCAATTTTTTGATACTTTAACCCAAAGTTTAAGAGTAATCTTTAAATCGGTCAATTTTTCTATTTCACGTCTTGCTTCAATACCTATTTGTTTTAATAAAGAACCGTTATTTCCAATTATTATTCCTTTTTGGCTATTTCTTTCAACATAAATATTTATATCATATTTTCTTTTGTCTTCTTTAGATTCTATATTAATTATTTCAACAGCAATACTATGAGGTATTTCATCACGTGTTTTTAATAGTATTTTTTCTCTAATAGTTTCTATTACTATTTTATTTACAGAAAGATCTGTATAATAATCTTCTGGATAAAACCATAGATCATTTGAAAGATAGTTACTACAAACTTCAAATATTTTATGAACGCCTATACCGTATTCAGCAGATATGGTAATTATTCCTTCAACTTCTCCTAATTTTTCTTTTATTTCAACTTCTTTATTTTCTAAATCTTCATTACTCATTTTATCTATTTTATTTAAAACAATGTATGTAGGTGTTTTAGAATTTTTAATATTTTCACTTACAAACATATCACCAGTTCCTATTTCTTTAGTACCGTCTAGAATAAATAAGATTAAGTCACATTCGTTAAGAGTTTCTATGGCAAGGTTTGTCATATGTTCTCCAAGTAAATGTTTAGGTTTATGTATACCTGGTGTATCTATAAATATATATTGATTTTCTCCTTTGTTTGCAATTCCTCTAATTTGATCACGGGTAGTTCCAGCTTTATCAGAAACTATTGCAACTTTTTCTTCTATAAGTTTATTTATTAAAGTTGATTTTCCAACGTTAGGTCTCCCAACTATAGCTATAAATCCAGATTTCATTCTATTCCCCTTAATTTTAAATTTTACTTAGTTTAAATTATACATATTTTTTCTATAAATGTAAAATAGAAAATATTTATGTATACATATATATAATATATGTTAATAAAAAAGAAGCTGCTAAAAAGCAACTTCTATATTTATAAGCTATTAATGTTTGTGTCCACAACAACAGCTACATTCTTCTTTATCAGCTATAGCAGCAACTCCTGGTAATACTTTACCTTCTAAGTATTCAAGTGAAGCTCCTCCACCAGTTGAAATATGTGAGAATTTATCAGCATATCCAAGTTGGATAGCAGCTGCAGCAGAATCTCCTCCACCTATAACAGTTACAGCATCTGAAAGTTTAGCGATAGCTTCACAAACTCCTATAGTTCCTTTAGCATAGTTACTCATTTCAAATACTCCCATAGGTCCGTTCCATACTACAGTTTTAGCACCTTGTAATTCTTTTGCAAATAATTCTACAGATGCTGCCCCTATATCAAGACCCATTTCATCATCTTTAACATCATCAACAGATACAGTTTTGAATTCAACATCATTTGAGAATTCTTTAGCAACTATAGTATCTACTGGTAAGATTAATTTATCTCCTGCTTTACTTAATATGCTTTTTGCAAGTTCTAATTTATCTTCTTCAAGTAATGATTTACCTGTATTTTTACCTAAAGCTTTTAGGAAAGTGAACATCATTCCACCACCTATAATAACTTTATCTGCTTTATCTAATAAGTTTTCTATAACACCGATTTTATCACTAACTTTAGCTCCTCCTAAAATAGCAACAAATGGTCTCTTAGGATCATCAACAGCACCACCGATGAATTTTAATTCTTTTTCAACTAAGAATCCAACAGCACTTTCTTTAATATTAGAAGCTATACCAACATTTGAAGCATGAGCTCTATGAGCTGTACCAAATGCATCGTTTACATAAACTTCTCCAAGAGATGCCCAGTATCTTCCTAATTCTGGATCATTTTTAGATTCTTTTTTACCTTCAGGGCTTAAATCTTCAAATCTAGTGTTTTCAAACATTAAGATTTCACCATTTTTTAATTCATTAACTGCATTTTCAAGTTCTGCTCCTCTAGTTGCTGCAACAAATTTAACTGGTTTTCCTAATAATTCTTCTAATCTTTTTGCAACAGGTGCTAAAGTTTTAGAAACTTTATCTTCTTCAGTTTTAACTTTACCTAAGTGAGAGAAAGCTATTACTTTTCCACCGTTTTCTAAAATGTAATTTAAAGTAGGTAATGCAGCTTTAATTCTGTTGTCATCTTTAATAACACCTTCTTTTATAGGTACATTGAAATCAACACGAACTAATACTTTTTTACCATTTACATCTAAATCTTTTAATGTTTTCTTTGCCATGATAATTCTCCTTAATTTTAATATCTTTTGATAATTTCATCACTAAAATTATACCACTAAGCTACTAAATTTTCAAGTTATTTTATCAACTTAAGATTGACAAAAATTAGAAAAAGATATAATATTTTAATGAGGGAGGAATATTTATGTCTAGAATAGATTTTAATTATCATCATGATAAACATTTTAAAAATCAATATAGATCAAAGAATACTCTGATTATTTCTATAGTTCTTACATGTTTTTTTGCGTTTTTAGAATTTTTTGGTGGAGTTTTTAGTAATTCCTTATCACTTATATCAGATTCATTTCATATGTTTTCTGATGTTATAGCTTTGGTTATAAGTATGGTGGCTATATTTTATGCAAGTAAGAAACCAACAAATAAATTTACTTATGGTTATTTAAGAATGGAAATTATATCTTCATTTTTAAATGGTCTAGCATTAGCTTTGATTTCATTTTATATAATTTATGAATCTTTTGATAGATTTTTAAATCCAAGAGCTATAGACTTTAAAACTATGATAACTATAGCTATTGTAGGGCTTATAGTAAATATAGTATTAACATTAGTTCTTCATCATAGTTTAGAAGAAGAGGAAAATCTTAATGTTCAAAGTGCTATGTGGCATTTTATAGGAGATCTTGTTAATTCAATAGGAGTAATAATAGCAGCTATACTTATTAAAATTACAGGTATAGTATTATTTGATATTGTTATAAGTATAATAATAAGTTTAGTAATATTCTTGGGAGCTATAAAA
The nucleotide sequence above comes from Pseudostreptobacillus hongkongensis. Encoded proteins:
- a CDS encoding DUF6508 domain-containing protein, giving the protein MIDILIKGYDNPKITSELILEYIKDNKVEFPVLSHISLLYNNTEDIIYFTTLCGNLIYKDKDLTTLEKYINMGIYLKRQGCNKEFIAKYLKYSYEDVNIENIFKYLEELNYLEDYYHPFINKLRETHFEEFKKIMEHKEFFDKKEIVKWIATNNRKTKEFYTDYGVETNDLIKFIHSKTFIDNNCQKNIKLLGINSFKDYVENANMFALRAMLSSIIRRERFGVGSISRSIADGLISDILERMSKIITLQSL
- a CDS encoding cation diffusion facilitator family transporter encodes the protein MSRIDFNYHHDKHFKNQYRSKNTLIISIVLTCFFAFLEFFGGVFSNSLSLISDSFHMFSDVIALVISMVAIFYASKKPTNKFTYGYLRMEIISSFLNGLALALISFYIIYESFDRFLNPRAIDFKTMITIAIVGLIVNIVLTLVLHHSLEEEENLNVQSAMWHFIGDLVNSIGVIIAAILIKITGIVLFDIVISIIISLVIFLGAIKIMKTSIYILMEAVPDNLDVDELRKEILKVDNNIEDIHEFHLWSISEGMYSLSFHVILKKYEGVNDYILVDNITKMLKEKYDIGHVTIQIENVEINKHE
- the era gene encoding GTPase Era, translating into MKSGFIAIVGRPNVGKSTLINKLIEEKVAIVSDKAGTTRDQIRGIANKGENQYIFIDTPGIHKPKHLLGEHMTNLAIETLNECDLILFILDGTKEIGTGDMFVSENIKNSKTPTYIVLNKIDKMSNEDLENKEVEIKEKLGEVEGIITISAEYGIGVHKIFEVCSNYLSNDLWFYPEDYYTDLSVNKIVIETIREKILLKTRDEIPHSIAVEIINIESKEDKRKYDINIYVERNSQKGIIIGNNGSLLKQIGIEARREIEKLTDLKITLKLWVKVSKNWRKNEKMLKELGYEIKRK
- a CDS encoding phosphoglycerate kinase, which encodes MAKKTLKDLDVNGKKVLVRVDFNVPIKEGVIKDDNRIKAALPTLNYILENGGKVIAFSHLGKVKTEEDKVSKTLAPVAKRLEELLGKPVKFVAATRGAELENAVNELKNGEILMFENTRFEDLSPEGKKESKNDPELGRYWASLGEVYVNDAFGTAHRAHASNVGIASNIKESAVGFLVEKELKFIGGAVDDPKRPFVAILGGAKVSDKIGVIENLLDKADKVIIGGGMMFTFLKALGKNTGKSLLEEDKLELAKSILSKAGDKLILPVDTIVAKEFSNDVEFKTVSVDDVKDDEMGLDIGAASVELFAKELQGAKTVVWNGPMGVFEMSNYAKGTIGVCEAIAKLSDAVTVIGGGDSAAAAIQLGYADKFSHISTGGGASLEYLEGKVLPGVAAIADKEECSCCCGHKH